One window of the Streptomyces sp. TS71-3 genome contains the following:
- a CDS encoding DUF4231 domain-containing protein, producing the protein MGIYVATASTWRTVDLARVNTIAVPLTIACGITFWVLAVLENNRKNQKETWKSVRQLELDLEIAEERRILHAKALGVPVDQRQFSYKDSLPRELENLRTEAQHYRRIHNMFQSIIIIGSLGTTTAASLADTPSYLKWVTVGLSFMVGVSAGFTGYFKYRERSFYLQQTADAIEQQANAFELGIPPYTDEEGANLAKLTKEVESLRVEQRKRQQQLDQPHEGRDGTV; encoded by the coding sequence GTGGGAATTTACGTCGCCACCGCATCGACGTGGCGCACTGTGGATCTCGCCAGAGTAAATACGATAGCCGTCCCTCTGACTATCGCTTGCGGCATCACCTTCTGGGTCCTCGCAGTGTTGGAAAACAACCGCAAGAACCAAAAAGAAACATGGAAGTCCGTCCGGCAACTAGAGCTTGATCTGGAGATAGCAGAAGAACGTCGCATTCTTCACGCGAAGGCACTTGGCGTTCCAGTCGATCAGCGTCAGTTTTCTTACAAAGACTCGCTCCCTCGCGAACTTGAGAACCTTCGAACTGAAGCCCAGCACTACCGGCGCATACACAACATGTTTCAGTCCATCATCATCATCGGATCCCTCGGAACCACCACAGCAGCAAGCTTGGCGGATACACCCTCATACCTCAAGTGGGTGACGGTAGGACTGAGCTTCATGGTTGGGGTGTCCGCCGGATTCACTGGCTACTTCAAATATCGCGAACGCAGTTTCTACTTGCAGCAGACCGCAGACGCGATCGAGCAGCAGGCAAATGCATTCGAGCTGGGAATTCCTCCATACACAGATGAAGAAGGCGCAAACCTGGCGAAGCTCACTAAGGAAGTTGAGTCCTTGCGTGTGGAACAACGGAAGAGACAGCAGCAGCTCGACCAGCCGCACGAAGGCCGCGACGGAACAGTCTAG
- a CDS encoding endonuclease/exonuclease/phosphatase family protein, translating into MSVIRYCAYNLLNGGIDTTRCEDRRGTQVEILRPLEVDVLALPECTHWDEGDFWRLHWLANELKLAVFGVVQTQRYTGMTSPNFTALLYRPERLRVISGTTQLGHGALHHGAIRALLVDRDDQDKEYLVHATHLTWTDGERRLDESRWFTDKAQGRTILMGDLNADVPTAPEPNWSNIPRNLHSRYRRVLPDGTYGPADRRCTANLLNAGYVDPGVYLGLKPAPTTGHYYDNEPEPQTLDHILVGAELADDIEEYWTVDTDEARTASDHLPKVLDLIT; encoded by the coding sequence ATGTCTGTGATTCGCTACTGCGCTTACAACCTCTTGAACGGCGGGATAGACACCACCCGGTGTGAGGACCGCCGCGGAACGCAGGTCGAGATCCTGCGCCCCCTGGAGGTGGACGTACTCGCACTCCCTGAGTGCACCCACTGGGACGAGGGAGACTTCTGGCGGCTGCACTGGCTCGCCAACGAACTCAAGCTGGCCGTCTTCGGCGTCGTACAGACCCAGCGGTACACAGGCATGACCAGCCCAAACTTCACGGCCTTGCTGTACCGGCCCGAGCGGCTGCGGGTGATCAGCGGCACCACCCAACTGGGGCACGGCGCCCTCCACCACGGCGCCATTCGAGCCCTACTGGTCGACCGCGACGACCAGGACAAGGAATACCTGGTCCATGCAACGCACCTCACCTGGACCGACGGAGAACGACGGCTCGACGAGTCCAGGTGGTTCACCGATAAGGCACAGGGCCGAACCATCCTGATGGGCGACCTCAACGCCGATGTGCCCACGGCCCCCGAGCCGAACTGGTCCAACATCCCGCGGAATCTCCACAGCAGGTACCGGCGCGTCCTTCCCGACGGCACCTACGGCCCGGCCGACCGCCGTTGCACAGCCAACCTCCTCAACGCCGGCTACGTCGACCCCGGCGTGTACCTGGGCCTCAAACCCGCCCCGACGACCGGGCACTACTACGACAACGAACCAGAGCCGCAGACCCTCGACCACATCCTCGTCGGCGCCGAGCTGGCTGACGACATCGAGGAGTACTGGACAGTGGACACGGATGAGGCCCGCACCGCATCCGACCACCTGCCGAAGGTCTTGGACCTGATCACGTGA
- a CDS encoding DUF5999 family protein, whose protein sequence is MLPATCPHQPPCPPAHAPDREAAHPMAPHPEQGWTLLCNGVLLFEDTGELLPDGQAIAPHRPTVALAAV, encoded by the coding sequence ATGTTGCCCGCGACGTGTCCGCACCAGCCGCCGTGTCCACCCGCCCACGCGCCGGATCGGGAGGCCGCCCACCCGATGGCCCCCCACCCCGAACAAGGCTGGACCCTGCTGTGCAATGGCGTCCTGCTCTTCGAGGACACCGGCGAACTACTCCCCGACGGGCAGGCCATCGCCCCGCACCGGCCGACCGTAGCCCTGGCGGCGGTCTGA
- a CDS encoding DUF6415 family natural product biosynthesis protein — translation MPRERAVAGPNGTLIAPAGVEWDAIRVSRFPALQALKRLKSGSVLVDPTPSNPVLYFFVAPGSAADWHVPHTIALGATASVVLPPPSRQAPPGPYWLVPPGTSLAIRLTSAQELRAALAAGLTEAPAYIESIRTTAANVLAWDTGLPRHDDLRDTLWLLGGHLQALIHLLGDAARTCPESDTARASALLAIDEARVCLAASPGSGLVSATRHARSLAQELKQLCDQYQALTDARTGEPA, via the coding sequence ATGCCGAGAGAAAGGGCTGTGGCCGGGCCTAACGGCACCCTCATCGCGCCCGCTGGCGTCGAATGGGACGCCATCAGGGTCAGCCGCTTCCCCGCGCTCCAGGCTCTCAAGAGGCTGAAGTCGGGAAGCGTCCTGGTGGATCCCACGCCGAGCAACCCAGTTTTGTACTTCTTCGTCGCACCCGGTTCCGCGGCGGACTGGCATGTACCCCACACCATCGCGCTCGGCGCCACGGCGAGCGTTGTCCTCCCCCCGCCCAGCCGGCAGGCCCCGCCAGGACCGTACTGGCTTGTCCCTCCGGGGACGAGCCTAGCCATTCGTCTGACGAGCGCACAGGAACTACGGGCGGCGCTTGCCGCAGGACTCACGGAAGCGCCGGCATACATCGAATCCATCCGGACGACAGCCGCCAACGTCCTCGCCTGGGACACCGGACTGCCACGCCATGACGACCTGCGGGACACATTGTGGCTCTTGGGCGGCCACCTCCAAGCGCTGATCCACCTGCTTGGCGACGCCGCTCGGACGTGCCCCGAGAGCGACACTGCTCGGGCCTCCGCACTGCTGGCCATCGACGAAGCCCGCGTGTGCTTGGCAGCTTCTCCAGGATCCGGCCTGGTGTCCGCGACGCGGCACGCACGCAGTCTCGCCCAGGAGCTGAAACAGCTCTGCGACCAATACCAGGCGCTGACCGACGCGCGCACCGGGGAGCCAGCGTGA
- a CDS encoding helix-turn-helix domain-containing protein: MTSPRLPVGERIRYYRLKNGNRKQSAIAGLCGITERYLSQIENGKAVPSLDVLAAIAAELGVPLAALLSETAADPGSSAALTISPDVAHALMGYGPPVSAGPATAVSLRERVEDAWRIWQTSETRFTEAQTALPQLIADTEHAVRAHRRASDSTDLREVHRAAADLYGLLRSYCRRTGRLDLALMAADRATRAAEDADDPVRIAAAQWNLGHVLLSQEDGADEAADVAERAVEQLKKAPATSEVTALKGALELVSVVADARRHRWWDARARLEKHVLPLSKQAGEGNTMWTVFGPTNVHLHALSIEMLAGESAEGLRVADHVDISQLPSRERQWTFTLEVARCYDLRRDDAAVLVHLLALEELSSEDMARSRTAAELVGGLLRRVRPTYRPQVTGLAERLGYL; this comes from the coding sequence ATGACCTCGCCGAGGCTCCCAGTCGGTGAGCGCATCCGGTACTACCGGCTCAAGAACGGGAACCGGAAACAGTCCGCAATTGCCGGTCTGTGCGGCATCACCGAGCGGTATCTGTCCCAGATCGAGAACGGCAAGGCAGTCCCGTCGCTTGACGTTCTTGCCGCCATCGCAGCGGAGCTTGGTGTGCCGCTCGCCGCGCTCCTGAGTGAGACTGCCGCCGATCCCGGATCTTCGGCCGCTCTCACCATCTCGCCAGACGTTGCGCACGCCCTGATGGGGTACGGCCCGCCGGTCAGTGCCGGCCCCGCTACGGCGGTCTCCCTGCGTGAGCGGGTGGAAGACGCGTGGCGCATCTGGCAGACCAGCGAAACGCGTTTCACAGAAGCACAGACCGCGCTCCCACAGCTCATCGCCGACACGGAGCACGCTGTTCGCGCACACCGCCGGGCATCCGACAGCACTGACCTGCGCGAGGTTCACCGCGCTGCCGCCGACCTGTACGGACTGCTCCGCTCGTACTGCCGCCGGACGGGTCGGCTCGACCTCGCTCTGATGGCGGCAGACCGAGCAACGCGCGCCGCCGAGGACGCCGACGACCCCGTACGGATCGCCGCCGCACAGTGGAACCTCGGCCATGTCCTGCTCTCTCAGGAAGACGGCGCCGACGAGGCGGCCGATGTCGCTGAACGTGCCGTCGAGCAGTTGAAGAAGGCCCCGGCAACGTCGGAAGTGACCGCGTTGAAGGGCGCCCTGGAGCTTGTCTCCGTCGTCGCGGACGCGCGCCGCCACCGATGGTGGGACGCGCGGGCAAGACTTGAAAAGCACGTCCTCCCCCTCAGCAAGCAAGCTGGCGAGGGGAACACGATGTGGACTGTCTTCGGCCCCACCAACGTGCACCTGCACGCCTTGAGTATCGAGATGCTGGCAGGCGAGAGCGCGGAGGGCTTACGAGTCGCTGACCATGTCGACATCAGCCAGTTGCCCAGCCGCGAGCGGCAGTGGACCTTCACGCTGGAGGTCGCACGCTGCTACGACCTGCGCCGCGACGATGCCGCGGTTCTCGTGCACCTGCTTGCGTTGGAAGAACTGAGCAGCGAGGACATGGCCCGCAGCCGGACCGCTGCCGAACTGGTGGGCGGCCTCCTACGCCGAGTCCGCCCGACCTACCGCCCGCAGGTCACGGGCCTCGCCGAACGGCTCGGCTACCTCTGA
- a CDS encoding HAD family hydrolase encodes MARLVLWDIDHTLIDTRGVGRELSAAAFEEATGQRMLQQAAVDGVTEPVIFRETAKLHGLETTRADFERFAAALAHQHVVHAADLRERGHALPGAAAVLDALAESGARQTVVTGNIRAVAEIKLGVFGLDRQIDWDGGAYGEDADLRPGLVRAALQRSSASPAAAVVIGDTPADVEGALSTGVRVIAVATGRSGEEVLTAAGASEVLPDLRETALVLKAVLGQDI; translated from the coding sequence GTGGCGCGGCTGGTTCTGTGGGACATCGACCACACGCTGATCGACACCCGCGGTGTGGGGAGGGAACTGTCTGCCGCCGCCTTTGAGGAGGCGACCGGCCAGCGCATGCTTCAACAGGCCGCCGTCGATGGCGTCACAGAGCCTGTCATCTTCCGCGAGACGGCGAAGCTGCATGGGTTGGAGACCACCCGGGCCGACTTCGAGAGGTTCGCTGCGGCCCTCGCACACCAGCACGTTGTGCACGCCGCGGACCTCCGAGAGCGGGGCCATGCCCTGCCTGGTGCGGCGGCCGTACTCGATGCTCTGGCCGAGTCTGGCGCGCGGCAGACGGTAGTCACGGGCAACATCCGTGCGGTAGCCGAGATCAAGCTAGGCGTGTTCGGCCTCGATCGGCAGATCGATTGGGACGGCGGGGCATACGGCGAAGATGCGGATTTGCGGCCGGGCCTGGTGCGGGCTGCGCTGCAACGGTCGTCTGCATCGCCCGCCGCGGCGGTGGTCATCGGTGATACGCCTGCGGACGTGGAAGGCGCGCTGAGTACGGGGGTGCGCGTGATCGCGGTGGCCACTGGACGGAGCGGTGAGGAGGTACTCACCGCCGCCGGAGCGTCCGAGGTCTTGCCCGACCTCCGCGAGACGGCGCTTGTGCTGAAAGCGGTTCTCGGGCAAGACATTTGA
- a CDS encoding deaminase, which translates to MSHEDDLRWMRKAIELSRLCPPSETAFSVGAVIIDAEGKEIATGYSRETDSHVHAEESALAKLPADDPRLSGATIYSTLEPCTQRKSRPLPCTQLVLQAGLRRVVIAWQEPDLFVADCTGVEMLRNAGVEVSELPELATDARLSNKHLINP; encoded by the coding sequence ATGAGCCACGAAGACGACCTGCGGTGGATGCGGAAGGCCATTGAGCTTTCCCGTCTCTGCCCACCCAGCGAAACCGCCTTCTCGGTGGGCGCGGTCATCATCGACGCGGAAGGCAAGGAAATCGCTACGGGCTACTCGCGCGAGACAGACAGCCATGTCCACGCGGAGGAATCCGCCCTGGCGAAGCTCCCGGCGGACGACCCCCGACTCTCCGGTGCCACGATCTATAGCACTCTAGAACCATGCACCCAGAGGAAGTCGCGGCCTCTGCCCTGTACTCAACTCGTCTTGCAGGCTGGATTGCGGCGCGTGGTTATCGCTTGGCAAGAACCGGATTTGTTCGTTGCCGACTGCACCGGGGTTGAGATGTTGAGGAATGCGGGAGTAGAGGTCTCGGAACTCCCGGAACTGGCCACCGATGCCCGCCTCTCAAATAAGCACCTGATCAACCCATAA
- a CDS encoding dihydrofolate reductase family protein, with amino-acid sequence MKGKANVPRPYVLLSVATSVDGHIDDTSPSRLLLSNSEDFDRVDQVRADSDAILIGAGTIRADNPRLLVNSAERRNARIAAGKPEYPLKVTISASGDLDPDLKFWHHGGDKVAYTTDAAVDKLRDRLSGLADVVSTGPEISFGAVLDDLGKRGIGRLMVEGGGRIHTAFLSQGLADEIHLAIAPLLVGEEAAPRFLGPASYPGGSTRRMQLAEARTIGDVVLLRYLPKKESNA; translated from the coding sequence GTGAAGGGAAAAGCCAACGTGCCCCGTCCGTACGTCCTGTTGAGCGTCGCCACCTCTGTGGACGGCCACATAGACGACACCAGCCCCTCGCGGCTGCTACTGAGCAACAGCGAAGACTTCGACCGCGTGGACCAAGTGCGGGCGGATTCGGACGCCATTCTGATCGGCGCCGGCACGATACGCGCGGACAACCCTCGCCTGCTGGTGAACAGCGCCGAGCGGAGAAACGCACGGATAGCGGCTGGGAAACCCGAATATCCCTTGAAGGTCACCATATCGGCAAGCGGCGACCTGGACCCCGACCTGAAATTCTGGCACCACGGTGGGGACAAGGTCGCCTACACGACGGACGCGGCCGTGGACAAGCTACGCGACCGGCTTTCCGGCCTGGCCGACGTCGTCTCGACAGGACCGGAGATCTCTTTCGGTGCCGTGCTAGACGATCTGGGAAAGCGAGGCATAGGACGCCTGATGGTGGAAGGCGGCGGCCGTATCCACACGGCATTTCTTTCGCAGGGCCTCGCCGACGAAATCCACCTCGCCATTGCGCCCCTCCTCGTGGGCGAGGAGGCCGCCCCGCGCTTCCTCGGCCCTGCGTCCTATCCGGGAGGCTCCACGAGGCGCATGCAGCTCGCCGAGGCCCGCACCATCGGGGACGTAGTACTCCTCCGCTACCTGCCGAAGAAGGAGAGCAACGCATGA
- a CDS encoding helix-turn-helix domain-containing protein, whose product MGQKPRALTPHASPQHYLGAEMRNWRTHRGLSLGKLGAQIAFTPSYMARVERGEQAASADLVTAYDRALNAEGLLIEAYRRTHEEEDVSGPGGRVHVSNPAAHVSNDPVSLADDSGIQAPSSEGISVPARTDDGRIIFVSISRRQLLGGLGAAAASAALLDPSTAAAHTPPPGALPDMDPIEHLQATHRVLIDNDNLFGPFQSIPIVERQLAAMKVLRNDARGSDRRRLLQVQTQYAELAGWFHQDAGNLRAAQHWTREALEFSHMAGDPELTTYVLARRSQIAGDMLDPAEAVDVAEAAEGMAPPGSRIAAMAATFAGHGHALRGDTEASRRAYGHAHELREAMNPNPESPWAIWLDEAYIEVHRAQSLSVLGEYRAAADGFRKAIVQLPAGFHRDRGVYLAREAVALAGAGEAEEAAVKGMQALHIGVETGSGRITRELARLDADLGAWHTVIPVAEFKDAMRDAVLRQA is encoded by the coding sequence GTGGGGCAGAAACCAAGGGCTCTGACGCCACACGCCAGCCCTCAGCACTATCTCGGCGCCGAAATGCGCAACTGGCGTACGCACAGGGGTCTCTCACTCGGCAAGCTGGGCGCTCAGATCGCGTTCACCCCCAGCTACATGGCCCGTGTGGAACGCGGCGAACAGGCCGCGTCCGCCGACCTGGTGACGGCCTACGACCGCGCGCTGAACGCCGAAGGCCTGCTCATCGAGGCGTACCGCCGCACACACGAGGAGGAGGATGTGTCCGGCCCCGGAGGACGTGTCCATGTGTCCAATCCGGCGGCCCATGTGTCCAATGACCCTGTGTCCCTGGCAGACGATTCGGGCATTCAGGCACCGTCATCGGAGGGGATTTCCGTCCCCGCCCGAACCGATGACGGAAGGATCATCTTCGTGTCGATCTCACGCCGGCAGTTGCTCGGTGGTCTCGGCGCCGCCGCGGCATCCGCCGCTCTCCTCGATCCCTCCACCGCCGCAGCCCACACGCCGCCTCCTGGAGCGCTGCCGGACATGGACCCGATCGAGCACTTGCAGGCCACCCACCGCGTACTCATCGACAACGACAACCTGTTCGGCCCGTTCCAGAGCATCCCCATCGTGGAACGCCAGTTGGCCGCCATGAAGGTTCTCCGCAACGACGCTCGCGGCTCGGATCGCCGCCGCCTCCTCCAGGTTCAGACGCAGTACGCCGAGCTGGCGGGCTGGTTCCACCAGGACGCGGGGAACCTGCGTGCCGCGCAGCACTGGACCCGCGAGGCCCTGGAGTTCTCGCACATGGCGGGTGACCCGGAGCTGACCACGTACGTCCTGGCTCGGCGGAGCCAGATAGCCGGAGACATGCTGGACCCGGCCGAAGCCGTGGACGTGGCGGAGGCCGCGGAAGGCATGGCACCACCGGGCAGTCGGATCGCCGCAATGGCGGCCACCTTCGCCGGTCACGGCCACGCCCTGCGTGGCGACACCGAAGCCAGCCGCCGGGCCTATGGCCACGCACACGAGTTGCGGGAGGCCATGAACCCGAACCCCGAGTCACCGTGGGCCATATGGCTCGACGAGGCCTACATCGAAGTACACCGCGCCCAGAGCCTCAGCGTTCTGGGCGAGTACCGGGCCGCTGCCGACGGCTTCCGCAAGGCCATCGTCCAGCTCCCCGCCGGTTTCCACCGCGACAGGGGCGTCTACCTCGCACGTGAGGCGGTAGCCCTTGCCGGTGCTGGGGAAGCCGAGGAGGCAGCAGTCAAGGGCATGCAGGCCCTGCACATCGGCGTGGAAACAGGCTCAGGACGGATTACGCGCGAGCTGGCGCGCTTGGACGCTGACCTGGGCGCATGGCATACGGTCATCCCCGTGGCCGAATTCAAGGACGCCATGAGAGACGCTGTCCTCCGCCAGGCATAG
- a CDS encoding GntR family transcriptional regulator encodes MDWSADTPPTARDIAAYYRQEIANGSLAPLRQLPSARSLAKKLRVATMTVQGAYAQLRDEGLVDTRQGSGTFVRDAASNAPSAQQSALGLRELQDQVERVTARLAELSDRVARLEAGEAPPAGPDQ; translated from the coding sequence GTGGACTGGAGCGCTGACACACCCCCTACGGCCAGGGACATCGCCGCGTACTACCGGCAGGAGATCGCGAACGGCAGCCTTGCACCCCTGCGGCAGCTCCCGTCGGCGCGCAGCCTCGCGAAGAAACTCCGGGTCGCGACGATGACGGTGCAGGGCGCGTACGCTCAGCTTCGCGACGAGGGCCTTGTCGACACCCGGCAGGGCAGCGGCACCTTCGTCCGTGACGCGGCGAGCAACGCGCCCAGCGCCCAGCAAAGCGCCCTGGGCCTCCGTGAGCTTCAGGACCAGGTCGAGCGCGTGACAGCACGGCTCGCCGAACTGTCCGACCGGGTGGCCAGGCTGGAAGCCGGAGAGGCTCCGCCCGCCGGCCCGGACCAGTAG
- a CDS encoding DUF2637 domain-containing protein → MNRKAKTFLVVALVGVVGMAFRVSWNALRDVAGTVGADDAAAALYPFVVDGLMALALVATLALTGRDRRFALRVLAGYTLASLSLNYVHGLVPAMRTGQRMYMADWAPANYVLVLLATSLPVGAIYFGSDLVAKVLHHHHEPVPDAAYGDGRTEGVRLASDGGQAVSEGAGPDRTPESTGLPVYGVPAQVSGRTPASGAGERTSDVQRPRTPVRPTQSKSFDEAELERTRQRAEQTYAESLTAGSPIGPAALGRAFGFSEGWGRKRIKAVEARRAEPARQKPPTVSAVAHG, encoded by the coding sequence GTGAACAGGAAAGCGAAGACGTTCCTGGTGGTCGCCCTCGTCGGCGTGGTCGGCATGGCCTTCCGCGTCTCATGGAACGCCCTGCGGGATGTGGCGGGCACGGTGGGCGCAGACGACGCCGCAGCCGCGCTCTACCCCTTCGTGGTGGACGGGCTCATGGCCCTGGCGCTGGTGGCGACGCTGGCGCTCACGGGACGGGATCGCCGGTTCGCCCTGCGGGTCCTGGCCGGGTACACGCTCGCCTCGCTCTCGCTCAACTACGTGCACGGACTCGTGCCGGCCATGCGGACCGGCCAGCGCATGTACATGGCCGACTGGGCTCCGGCGAATTACGTGCTCGTGCTGTTGGCCACCTCGCTGCCGGTCGGCGCCATCTACTTCGGATCGGACCTGGTCGCCAAGGTGCTGCACCACCATCACGAGCCAGTGCCGGACGCGGCGTACGGCGACGGCCGTACGGAGGGCGTACGGCTCGCGTCGGACGGCGGTCAGGCGGTCTCCGAGGGTGCCGGGCCGGACCGTACACCGGAGTCCACGGGCCTCCCGGTGTACGGGGTACCTGCCCAGGTCAGCGGGCGTACGCCCGCCTCCGGGGCAGGCGAGCGTACGAGTGACGTACAGCGTCCCCGTACGCCCGTACGCCCCACACAGAGCAAGTCCTTCGACGAGGCGGAGTTGGAGCGCACGCGGCAGCGCGCAGAGCAGACGTACGCCGAGTCACTGACCGCCGGATCCCCGATCGGGCCGGCCGCGCTAGGCCGGGCGTTCGGGTTCAGCGAGGGGTGGGGCCGCAAGCGCATCAAGGCCGTGGAAGCCCGCCGCGCCGAGCCTGCCCGTCAGAAGCCACCCACCGTGAGCGCCGTTGCCCACGGCTGA
- a CDS encoding FtsK/SpoIIIE domain-containing protein — protein MRDARRMQVRPDWMRSRAGFMDGAAWSAGYVGHIAAYHALRSPIYVARLVYRAPRGAFRALAGFGRWVRDAESLPLREAEARRENTGEWLRLSRQRDRRVRWRGFCTVAALPFALALAIHLAFFEPSPVQAAAVALAVVVFGVVGAPADRPLASRAVIKPRDNKLTSDIVVRAMASIGISQITNEVNKGRDGIRFVSPIVREGPGWRADIDLPLGVTVADVIERRSRLASGLRRPIGCVWPEGDPDEHEGRLVLWVGDRDLSKTGNVKWQLVNAARHDIFRRNPFGIDPRGRAQTVPMIQHNILLGSLPGQGKTGAVRVLVCGAALDPTVELWLHELKGTGDLDALEECSHRFVSGMDDDSIGYAARSLSMLRDEVMRRAGVIKKLPRDLCPDKRVTREIADKRSLKLWPLVAVFDECQNLFSHPVYGKQAGEDAEFIIKLGRALGVTLVLATQRPDKDSLPTGVSGNVSIRFCLKVAGQVENDMILGTSAYKNGIRATIFRPETDAGNGYLVGATTTATVVRVAYLDVPATEKIAERARRLRQAAGTLSGHALGEELRGTRGPSYDLLADVLAVVPEDEQRVWNERVATRLGELRPEVYGGWRGENVTAALKPYGVRARDVAGLTDDGTRTTRRGIVRDHIVKALAERDEKRDAA, from the coding sequence ATGCGAGACGCCAGGCGGATGCAGGTCCGCCCGGACTGGATGCGGTCCCGAGCCGGTTTCATGGACGGTGCCGCGTGGTCGGCCGGGTACGTGGGGCACATCGCGGCCTACCACGCCCTCCGTTCACCGATCTACGTCGCCCGCCTCGTCTACCGGGCTCCCCGTGGTGCCTTCCGAGCGTTGGCCGGCTTCGGTCGCTGGGTGAGGGACGCAGAGAGCCTGCCGCTGCGGGAAGCCGAGGCCAGGCGCGAGAACACCGGTGAGTGGCTGCGCCTGTCCCGTCAGCGTGACCGGCGGGTGAGGTGGCGCGGGTTCTGCACGGTTGCGGCCCTGCCGTTCGCGCTGGCCCTTGCGATCCATCTGGCGTTCTTCGAGCCGAGCCCCGTCCAGGCCGCTGCCGTGGCGCTGGCCGTGGTCGTGTTCGGCGTGGTGGGCGCCCCTGCGGACCGTCCCTTGGCCTCCCGCGCCGTCATCAAGCCCCGGGACAACAAGCTGACGAGTGACATCGTCGTCCGGGCCATGGCCTCCATCGGCATCAGCCAGATCACCAACGAGGTGAACAAGGGGCGGGACGGCATCCGCTTCGTGTCCCCGATCGTCCGGGAGGGACCGGGCTGGCGAGCGGACATCGACCTTCCCTTGGGCGTGACGGTGGCGGACGTGATCGAACGGCGCAGCCGGCTCGCTTCCGGCCTTCGGCGTCCGATCGGGTGCGTGTGGCCGGAGGGCGACCCAGACGAGCACGAGGGACGTCTTGTCCTCTGGGTGGGGGACCGGGACCTGTCCAAGACCGGAAACGTCAAGTGGCAGCTCGTGAACGCCGCGCGCCACGACATCTTCCGTCGCAACCCGTTCGGCATCGACCCGCGGGGCCGGGCTCAGACGGTGCCGATGATCCAGCACAACATCCTGCTCGGCTCGCTGCCGGGCCAGGGCAAGACCGGTGCCGTCCGCGTGCTGGTCTGCGGCGCCGCGCTGGATCCCACGGTGGAACTGTGGCTCCACGAGCTGAAGGGCACGGGCGACCTGGACGCCCTGGAGGAGTGCTCGCACCGCTTTGTGTCCGGCATGGATGACGACTCGATCGGCTATGCGGCCCGGTCGTTGAGCATGCTGCGGGACGAGGTCATGCGCCGTGCGGGAGTCATCAAGAAACTGCCCCGGGACCTGTGCCCCGACAAGCGCGTCACCCGCGAGATCGCCGACAAGCGGTCACTGAAGCTGTGGCCACTGGTAGCCGTCTTCGACGAGTGCCAGAACCTCTTTTCCCACCCGGTGTACGGCAAGCAGGCGGGGGAGGACGCCGAGTTCATCATCAAGCTCGGCCGCGCCCTCGGCGTCACTCTCGTACTGGCCACGCAGCGCCCCGACAAGGACAGCCTGCCGACCGGCGTCAGCGGCAACGTGTCCATCCGCTTCTGCCTGAAGGTCGCCGGCCAGGTCGAGAACGACATGATCCTCGGCACCTCGGCCTACAAGAACGGCATCCGCGCGACGATCTTCCGTCCCGAGACCGACGCCGGCAACGGCTACCTCGTCGGTGCCACGACGACTGCGACCGTCGTCCGCGTCGCCTACCTGGACGTGCCGGCCACGGAAAAGATCGCCGAGCGGGCGCGGCGGCTGCGGCAGGCGGCAGGGACGCTTTCCGGGCACGCGCTCGGCGAGGAACTGCGCGGCACTCGTGGCCCGAGTTATGACCTGTTGGCCGATGTCCTCGCGGTCGTCCCCGAGGACGAGCAGCGCGTGTGGAACGAGCGCGTGGCCACCCGGCTCGGCGAGCTGCGTCCGGAGGTCTACGGCGGCTGGCGGGGCGAGAACGTGACCGCCGCGCTCAAGCCGTACGGCGTCAGGGCTCGCGACGTGGCCGGACTCACCGACGACGGCACCCGCACCACACGGCGCGGCATCGTCCGCGACCACATCGTCAAGGCATTGGCGGAGCGTGACGAAAAGCGGGACGCCGCATAG